A section of the Desulfuromonas acetoxidans DSM 684 genome encodes:
- the tpx gene encoding thiol peroxidase: protein MMAEKRTGVITFKGNPVTLVGPDITVGDNAPDFKVVDNGLQPVTLDSAKGKVQLIAVVPSIDTGVCDTMTRKFNQDAADLPDSVAVYTISVDLPFAQGRWCGNAGIERVKTLSDYQDRSFGLAYGLLIDELKLLARAVYVVDAQGKVAYREIVSEVTAEPDYQAALNAVKALL, encoded by the coding sequence ATGATGGCAGAAAAAAGAACTGGTGTAATTACATTTAAAGGCAATCCTGTAACGTTGGTTGGTCCGGATATCACTGTTGGGGACAACGCACCTGATTTTAAAGTGGTGGATAACGGGTTGCAACCGGTAACCCTGGACTCCGCTAAAGGTAAAGTTCAGCTAATTGCGGTTGTGCCGTCGATTGATACGGGGGTTTGCGACACCATGACCCGCAAATTTAACCAGGATGCAGCCGATCTTCCGGACAGTGTTGCCGTTTATACGATCAGCGTGGATCTGCCGTTTGCTCAGGGACGCTGGTGCGGTAATGCCGGAATTGAGCGTGTAAAAACATTATCAGACTATCAAGACCGTTCTTTTGGTCTCGCTTACGGCTTGCTGATTGATGAACTGAAACTGTTGGCTCGCGCTGTTTATGTTGTCGATGCCCAGGGTAAGGTTGCTTACCGCGAAATTGTTTCTGAAGTGACGGCTGAGCCCGATTACCAGGCGGCTCTTAACGCTGTAAAAGCATTGCTATAA
- a CDS encoding cytochrome c3 family protein: MVRSLIVFIVIVSSVSVAFATENPHQISRVFRKTHQNEVAPVCQLCHKLTQELVFDFDISGEFIPEQFVDAVLPIVNDQGICMRCHVNADQQSVNHPVGMPYDPGFLSEKFHAEPQGIKLYHWQEGDSGRIMCSTCHDPHSDRSWMLRVPLDDSQLCLCCHNY; this comes from the coding sequence ATGGTGAGATCCTTAATTGTTTTCATTGTGATTGTGTCCAGTGTATCTGTTGCTTTTGCCACGGAAAATCCGCATCAGATCTCGCGGGTATTTCGTAAAACACATCAAAACGAAGTCGCTCCTGTCTGTCAGTTATGTCATAAATTAACCCAAGAGTTGGTTTTTGATTTCGATATCTCAGGCGAATTTATCCCCGAGCAGTTTGTTGATGCGGTACTGCCGATTGTCAACGATCAGGGCATTTGCATGCGTTGCCATGTGAATGCCGATCAGCAATCCGTCAATCATCCGGTGGGTATGCCTTATGATCCGGGTTTTCTTTCCGAAAAGTTTCATGCCGAGCCCCAGGGGATCAAGCTGTATCATTGGCAGGAGGGGGATTCCGGACGGATTATGTGTTCAACCTGTCATGATCCGCACAGTGATAGGAGCTGGATGTTGCGAGTGCCGCTGGACGATTCACAATTGTGCCTGTGCTGCCATAACTATTGA
- a CDS encoding ABC transporter permease: protein MIDAVIGLRNLGRNRRRTLLTGSLVAFGVVCLIVFQSLKVGMHEQMIVSTTSLDNGILQIHDPDYRPNRSLLQPINDSATLIERLDQHQIRYAERLKTAALLLAGPQSSMISLSGISPEHEAQVTQISNQMREGTYLGRSNTIVLSQALCQALSLSLNDQVTVMAQDSAGQPALAKLTVVGIFSTGLPSFDTTHGYVELATLQQLIKAPQVISEISIHTQLDNQNDMETRLLPLLNKDQRITRWQEALPDLVQLIELNDTTMSILIVIVFILVGMGILNTMTMITYERFKEFGLLAALGYPPAGVIRMVLAEALFLGTGAAFLGGLIGALICLWLGQQGLDLSQFTSNNQYFTSAHILYPQLRWSDMVAAFVLAAVTCILSGLFPAWKASRLNPVEALRHI, encoded by the coding sequence ATGATCGATGCTGTGATCGGCTTAAGAAATCTTGGACGCAACCGCCGTCGGACCCTGCTTACCGGCAGTCTCGTTGCTTTTGGTGTGGTCTGTCTGATTGTCTTCCAATCATTAAAGGTGGGCATGCACGAACAGATGATTGTTTCTACGACCTCTCTCGACAACGGCATCCTGCAAATTCATGACCCGGACTACCGCCCTAACCGATCATTACTGCAACCAATTAACGATTCTGCCACCCTGATTGAGCGCCTTGACCAGCATCAAATTCGCTACGCTGAACGGCTTAAGACAGCTGCCCTGCTCCTGGCCGGGCCACAGAGCAGCATGATCTCACTCAGCGGCATCAGTCCTGAACATGAAGCCCAAGTCACCCAGATTTCTAACCAGATGCGTGAAGGGACCTATCTTGGTCGCAGCAATACCATTGTTCTTTCACAGGCGTTATGCCAAGCACTGTCGCTGTCTTTAAACGATCAGGTGACCGTCATGGCCCAGGACAGCGCCGGCCAGCCCGCTCTGGCAAAACTGACTGTTGTTGGCATATTCTCAACCGGCCTGCCGAGTTTCGACACCACACATGGCTATGTGGAGTTGGCAACCCTGCAACAACTGATCAAAGCGCCTCAGGTGATCAGTGAGATCAGCATCCACACACAACTCGACAATCAGAACGACATGGAAACACGCCTGCTGCCGTTACTGAACAAAGATCAGCGCATAACACGCTGGCAGGAGGCGCTGCCCGACTTGGTGCAATTGATCGAACTCAACGACACGACGATGTCGATCTTGATCGTCATCGTGTTTATTCTGGTGGGCATGGGCATTCTCAATACCATGACCATGATCACCTATGAACGGTTTAAGGAGTTTGGCCTGCTGGCAGCTTTAGGATACCCACCGGCGGGCGTGATACGTATGGTATTAGCGGAAGCTCTTTTCCTTGGAACAGGTGCAGCGTTTCTCGGTGGGTTGATTGGCGCACTGATCTGCTTATGGTTGGGCCAGCAAGGCTTGGATCTGAGTCAGTTTACCAGCAACAATCAATATTTCACCAGCGCCCATATCTTGTACCCGCAACTGCGCTGGTCCGACATGGTGGCAGCATTTGTGCTGGCAGCAGTCACCTGCATACTCTCCGGTCTGTTTCCGGCCTGGAAGGCCTCGCGACTCAATCCGGTGGAAGCATTGCGCCATATTTAA